From one Chitinivibrionales bacterium genomic stretch:
- a CDS encoding V-type ATP synthase subunit B: MKTKAFQKIYTKIENITKATCTVEAEGITNEEMAYVDNRPAQVVKINGKFITLQIFPGTQGIATNAEVVFTGKPPTIKVSDELRGRFFNAYGKPIDGGPEVDGDEREIGGPSVNPVRRKQPSELIATGIAGIDLNNTLVTGQKIPFFADPDQPFNQVMADVALRAKADVIILGGMGMSNDDYLYYKSVFDNAGALDRIISFMNTTEDPPVERLLVPDMCLTAAEYFATEKNYKVLTLLTDMTLFADALSIVSNRMDQIPSKDSMPGSLYSDLAKIYEKAVQFPDGGSITIIAVTTLSGGDITHAIPDNTGYITEGQLFLRRDTDIGKVIVDPFRSLSRLKQLVIGKKTREDHPQVMNACVRLFADAANAKTKLENGFDLTDYDKRCLDYAKDYSKELLAIDINVDVDTMLDTGWELFSKYFSKEEVGLKQEMVDKYWKN; the protein is encoded by the coding sequence ATGAAGACGAAGGCTTTTCAGAAGATATACACAAAAATCGAAAATATCACCAAGGCGACCTGTACGGTTGAAGCCGAGGGGATTACCAACGAAGAGATGGCCTATGTGGACAACCGTCCGGCCCAGGTGGTGAAAATCAACGGAAAATTCATTACCCTTCAGATTTTCCCCGGCACCCAGGGCATTGCCACCAATGCCGAGGTTGTTTTTACCGGCAAGCCGCCTACAATCAAGGTGAGCGATGAATTGCGGGGACGGTTTTTCAATGCCTACGGCAAGCCTATCGACGGTGGTCCTGAGGTAGATGGTGATGAACGGGAAATCGGCGGGCCGTCGGTTAACCCGGTGCGGAGAAAACAGCCCTCGGAGCTGATCGCTACCGGTATCGCCGGTATCGACCTGAATAATACTCTTGTGACCGGGCAGAAGATTCCTTTCTTTGCCGATCCCGACCAGCCTTTTAATCAGGTTATGGCCGATGTTGCCTTGCGGGCAAAGGCGGATGTTATCATTCTTGGCGGAATGGGAATGTCCAATGATGATTACCTTTATTACAAGAGCGTTTTCGACAACGCCGGTGCCCTTGACCGTATTATTTCGTTCATGAACACCACCGAAGATCCGCCGGTGGAACGTCTTCTGGTGCCCGATATGTGTCTCACCGCGGCCGAATACTTTGCAACCGAAAAAAATTACAAAGTGCTCACGCTGCTGACCGATATGACACTCTTCGCCGATGCGCTCAGTATCGTGTCGAACCGTATGGACCAGATACCATCAAAGGACAGTATGCCGGGATCACTCTATTCCGATCTGGCGAAAATTTACGAAAAGGCGGTGCAGTTCCCGGATGGCGGCTCGATCACGATTATCGCGGTCACCACTCTCAGCGGCGGCGATATCACCCATGCCATTCCCGATAATACAGGATATATTACTGAGGGACAGTTGTTTTTGCGGCGGGATACCGATATCGGTAAGGTTATTGTGGACCCTTTCCGGAGTCTGTCGCGGCTGAAACAGCTTGTTATCGGCAAGAAAACCAGAGAAGACCATCCGCAGGTCATGAACGCCTGTGTCCGTCTCTTTGCCGATGCCGCCAATGCAAAGACAAAGCTTGAAAACGGTTTCGATCTCACCGATTATGACAAACGGTGTCTGGATTATGCAAAGGATTATTCCAAAGAATTGCTTGCTATCGATATTAATGTGGATGTTGATACAATGCTTGATACCGGATGGGAACTCTTTTCGAAATACTTCTCCAAAGAAGAAGTTGGTCTTAAGCAGGAGATGGTAGACAAGTACTGGAAAAATTAA
- a CDS encoding DUF2764 family protein → MSRSYYYLIASLPDLTIEGNKNVPGFAEFIDDVIPQVHPSDAGPLKTLRLPVDNRNLIAILEKKDTFEEGGNFSKEELEEEIKVPSEAPGYMQIFLEAHKEGKALFTGFSSEDQLTWLFYDAMTRHENEFIREWFTFDMNMRNVLAGFNCRDAAKHEKETPFPLTTTILGRNDVAELVLKSNAPDFSVASMFPQVERLLSLDNSDLVEYEKGVDTLRWDFCNELTTFTYFQIETMCAFCIKLGIVERWMQLDPQEGKKKLDRLVDELVSGFQFSEDFQ, encoded by the coding sequence ATGTCGCGCAGTTATTACTATCTCATTGCAAGTTTGCCGGACCTTACGATCGAAGGCAATAAAAATGTTCCCGGTTTCGCGGAATTTATCGATGATGTCATTCCTCAGGTACATCCCTCCGATGCCGGTCCTCTGAAAACATTGCGGCTCCCTGTGGATAATCGCAATCTCATTGCGATTCTTGAAAAGAAGGATACCTTTGAGGAGGGGGGCAATTTTTCAAAAGAGGAACTTGAAGAAGAGATCAAGGTTCCATCGGAAGCGCCGGGGTATATGCAGATCTTTCTTGAAGCCCATAAGGAAGGCAAGGCGCTTTTTACCGGGTTTTCTTCGGAGGACCAGCTTACCTGGCTGTTTTACGATGCAATGACCCGTCATGAGAATGAGTTTATCAGAGAATGGTTTACCTTCGACATGAACATGCGCAATGTGCTGGCCGGATTCAATTGCCGTGATGCTGCAAAGCACGAAAAAGAGACGCCCTTCCCACTTACCACCACAATTCTGGGGCGCAACGATGTTGCCGAGCTTGTCTTGAAAAGTAACGCGCCCGATTTTTCGGTGGCCTCCATGTTTCCCCAGGTTGAACGTTTGCTGTCCCTTGACAACAGCGATCTTGTCGAATACGAGAAGGGTGTCGACACCCTCCGGTGGGATTTCTGCAATGAATTAACGACTTTTACGTATTTCCAGATAGAAACAATGTGTGCATTTTGTATAAAACTGGGAATTGTTGAACGGTGGATGCAGCTCGATCCGCAGGAAGGCAAAAAGAAGCTGGATCGTCTTGTTGACGAACTTGTGTCCGGATTTCAATTCTCAGAAGATTTTCAATAA
- a CDS encoding BrnT family toxin: protein MEKHGLSFEEAMQAFLDPKRKIRLNTKHSAVEMRYYCLGKVGDRVLTVRFIVRGSKVRIIGAGYWREGRKIYEQD from the coding sequence ATCGAGAAACACGGCCTCTCGTTTGAAGAAGCGATGCAGGCGTTTCTCGATCCAAAGCGCAAAATCCGTCTCAATACGAAGCATTCGGCTGTCGAGATGCGTTACTACTGCCTCGGAAAAGTCGGTGACCGGGTTTTGACGGTCAGATTCATTGTTCGGGGCAGCAAAGTTCGGATAATCGGAGCCGGATACTGGCGAGAAGGGAGAAAAATCTATGAGCAAGACTAA
- a CDS encoding V-type ATP synthase subunit A: MSTKGKVVGIVSNLVTIEVDGPVGQNEICYIDLKGVNLMSEVIKITGNKAFVQVFESTRGLYVGCEAEFTGRMLEVVMGPGMLSRNYDGLQNDLNKMADVFLKRGEYTAPIDTGKKWDFKPLGKEGDEVSAGEWIGEVQEGWIAHKIMVPFTFKGIGKLKSIVSQGEYTVEDTIAVAVDEDGNEQKLTMTMRWPVKVEVSAYKEKPRPFKVMETGVRTIDTLNPMMEGGTGFIPGPFGCGKTVLQHLISKYAEADLIVLVACGERANEVVEIFTEFPELDDPRTGRKLMERTIIICNTSNMPVAAREASVYTGMTIAEYYRMMGLKVLLLADSTSRWAQALREMSNRMEELPGPDAFPMDLPAIVSSFYSRAGFVYLNNGQSGSITFIGTVSPAGGNLKEPVTESTKKAARAFYALAQPRADSKRYPAIDPVDSYSKYLEYQEVIDYMDKHLEKGWINKVLKLKDILLRGKEAQDQINILGDDGVPIEYHILFNKSELIDFIILQQDGFDKVDASTPIGRQQYVANKILDICDSSFDFENFENVTTYFKKVINIMKQMNYQEFQNEKFKELEKELDELLAKRQVDESGEQAEPALAEKEGEQ; this comes from the coding sequence ATGAGCACCAAGGGAAAAGTCGTCGGTATCGTATCCAACCTCGTTACCATTGAAGTTGACGGTCCGGTCGGGCAGAACGAAATCTGCTATATCGACCTGAAGGGCGTCAACCTCATGTCCGAGGTGATCAAGATTACCGGCAATAAAGCATTTGTACAGGTATTCGAGAGCACCCGCGGCCTTTATGTGGGATGTGAAGCCGAGTTTACCGGAAGAATGCTTGAAGTGGTTATGGGACCGGGGATGCTCTCGAGAAACTATGACGGCTTGCAGAACGATCTGAATAAAATGGCCGATGTATTCCTGAAACGGGGAGAATACACAGCGCCGATCGATACCGGAAAGAAATGGGATTTCAAGCCCCTTGGCAAGGAGGGTGATGAAGTCAGTGCCGGTGAATGGATCGGCGAGGTCCAGGAAGGCTGGATCGCTCATAAAATCATGGTCCCCTTTACTTTCAAGGGTATCGGCAAGCTCAAGTCGATTGTTTCCCAGGGAGAATATACGGTCGAGGACACGATCGCGGTTGCGGTTGATGAAGACGGCAATGAGCAGAAGTTGACCATGACCATGCGGTGGCCGGTGAAAGTTGAAGTGAGTGCCTATAAAGAGAAGCCCCGTCCATTCAAGGTCATGGAGACCGGCGTACGGACGATCGATACGCTCAATCCCATGATGGAAGGCGGGACCGGTTTTATCCCCGGACCTTTCGGATGCGGCAAAACGGTGCTTCAGCATTTGATCTCAAAATATGCCGAAGCCGATCTGATTGTGCTCGTTGCCTGTGGTGAGCGTGCCAACGAGGTGGTTGAAATCTTTACTGAGTTTCCCGAACTCGACGACCCCAGAACCGGCAGAAAACTGATGGAGCGTACTATTATAATATGTAATACATCGAACATGCCGGTCGCGGCCCGTGAGGCTTCGGTCTATACGGGGATGACAATCGCCGAGTATTACCGCATGATGGGCCTGAAGGTGTTGCTTCTTGCCGACTCGACCTCACGGTGGGCCCAGGCGCTGCGTGAGATGTCAAACCGTATGGAAGAACTTCCCGGACCGGACGCTTTCCCCATGGACCTTCCTGCAATCGTCTCGAGTTTCTATTCCCGCGCCGGATTTGTGTACCTCAATAACGGACAGAGCGGATCGATTACCTTTATCGGAACGGTCAGCCCTGCCGGAGGTAACTTAAAAGAACCGGTTACCGAGTCGACCAAAAAAGCGGCCCGGGCATTCTATGCCCTTGCTCAGCCCCGCGCCGACAGTAAGCGGTATCCCGCAATCGATCCTGTCGACAGCTACTCCAAGTATCTGGAGTATCAGGAAGTTATCGACTACATGGATAAGCATCTTGAAAAAGGATGGATCAACAAAGTACTGAAGCTGAAAGATATTCTTCTCAGAGGAAAAGAGGCGCAGGATCAGATCAATATTCTTGGTGATGACGGCGTTCCTATCGAGTATCATATCCTGTTCAACAAATCGGAACTCATCGATTTCATTATCCTTCAGCAGGACGGATTCGACAAGGTCGATGCATCGACACCCATTGGGCGTCAGCAATATGTGGCAAACAAGATTCTCGATATCTGCGACAGCTCCTTTGATTTTGAGAATTTTGAAAATGTCACCACCTATTTCAAAAAAGTAATCAATATTATGAAACAGATGAATTATCAGGAATTCCAGAACGAGAAATTCAAAGAACTGGAAAAAGAGCTGGATGAGCTGCTTGCAAAACGGCAGGTAGATGAGAGCGGGGAACAAGCGGAACCCGCGCTTGCCGAGAAGGAGGGAGAGCAATGA
- a CDS encoding V-type ATP synthase subunit E, with translation MNQKISELTDKIYKEGVEKGEEEAKKIIADAKEKADKIISDAKQEAAKIVVDAENQAQELRRNTESELKLSGQQALSSIKQQILDVLSDNVVDKPISETLSSPQTVKEFLKIIVQNWKVAEQEAPQMELLLPESKREEMEKAFKGGLIDTMKKGMKIDFSRHIKGGFQIGPSGNTFKISMTDEDFAEFFKEYLRPRTKQYLFGE, from the coding sequence ATGAATCAAAAAATTTCTGAGTTAACAGACAAGATATACAAGGAAGGCGTTGAGAAGGGCGAAGAGGAAGCGAAGAAGATCATTGCCGACGCTAAAGAAAAGGCCGACAAAATTATTTCCGATGCAAAACAGGAAGCGGCAAAAATCGTGGTGGATGCCGAAAATCAGGCCCAGGAATTGCGCCGGAATACCGAATCGGAACTCAAGCTTTCCGGGCAGCAGGCGCTCAGTTCGATCAAGCAGCAGATTCTCGATGTTCTTTCGGATAACGTTGTAGATAAACCCATTTCCGAAACCCTCTCATCACCCCAGACAGTCAAAGAATTTCTGAAAATTATCGTGCAGAACTGGAAAGTTGCGGAGCAGGAAGCTCCTCAGATGGAGCTGCTTTTGCCCGAATCCAAACGTGAAGAAATGGAAAAGGCTTTTAAAGGCGGTTTGATCGACACCATGAAAAAGGGTATGAAAATCGATTTTTCCCGCCATATCAAAGGTGGGTTCCAGATCGGTCCCTCGGGAAACACTTTCAAGATCAGCATGACCGACGAAGATTTTGCGGAATTTTTCAAGGAATATCTCCGACCAAGAACAAAACAGTATCTCTTTGGCGAATAG
- a CDS encoding V-type ATP synthase subunit D, producing MAIKFQYNKTSLQQLQKELKVRLNALPTLQAKESALRLEVKKAKAEVTEIEERLEKNAKQIAPTHRLWVEFPDRLISITDVSLDIKKIAGVKTPIFNDVKFEVERLSLFLQPWWIPSGLELLKDIARLKIEKEVVLKKVDILEYARKKTTQKVNLYEKVQIPSYEEAILKIKRFLEDEENLAKSSQKILKNKIAATEATA from the coding sequence ATGGCAATAAAATTTCAATACAACAAGACATCGCTTCAGCAATTACAAAAGGAGTTGAAGGTTCGGCTTAATGCATTGCCGACCCTTCAGGCAAAGGAATCGGCGCTTCGGCTGGAAGTTAAGAAGGCCAAAGCCGAAGTGACTGAGATCGAAGAAAGGCTTGAGAAAAATGCCAAACAGATCGCTCCCACCCATCGTTTATGGGTAGAGTTCCCCGACCGTCTCATATCCATAACCGATGTTTCGCTTGATATTAAAAAGATAGCGGGGGTAAAGACGCCCATATTCAACGATGTGAAATTTGAGGTGGAACGGCTGAGTCTTTTCCTGCAGCCCTGGTGGATCCCGAGTGGACTCGAGCTTCTCAAGGATATTGCCCGGTTGAAAATTGAAAAAGAGGTTGTTCTTAAAAAAGTCGATATTCTTGAGTATGCCCGAAAAAAAACGACCCAGAAGGTGAACCTTTACGAAAAGGTGCAGATTCCCAGCTATGAGGAAGCGATTTTAAAAATCAAACGTTTTCTGGAAGACGAAGAGAATCTGGCAAAGTCGTCACAAAAAATCCTGAAAAACAAAATCGCGGCAACGGAGGCGACGGCATGA